AATTGAATTAAAGCGTCTCTCAGATTCTCAGCTGTCTTGTGGCTGCCAGGTCGTGAATTCAAttctaaatttgaattaaaattttcatgAGAAAAGATTAAGGCATAGCCTCGCTTTTCGTGATCCATTTTGTAAAGCTCGTCAGTTTTATTTACGGGGACAGGAATGGGTTCATTATCTTCCTCACTtggaaataattatttcaaaacataATTTCAGTTAGAGCAAAAATAGTCAGAGTCAATATTTAATATTACCAGCATTTACCGTATTGGAATGGTGTTTGGATTTATGTCAGCGCCTGAGTTGTTTGATACTACTGCGTCCACTTTGACTTGAGAATCCATCGTCATGGTAGTACGAGTTAGTAAAACTAATCAATATAAAAATTACTACTTTTAAAAGTGTCGTTAGTGCGTCCAACAGAGCTCAAGCTCACTGACAAACTGAACGGAAATGCCCGTTGTTTATACACCGCCGAACGAAATCCGTTGTATCAATGGGTATCTACAAAATGTGTCTGCTTGTTTAATCCCGTGAATTTCTTGGTAACTTATCTCTGAattgccatttaaaaaaaatgtccttttttgggggggtgggTCCTATTGCTTTGCCTTACAAAAGTTTTTGACTGTTATGTTATTTTCCAAGTTTATCGGTTTACGCAATGAAATAAGGACCAAGACATGTAATATTGCTCATTGCTCGTCGGGTGATTGAAAGATTACTCATGTTTTGTTTCTGTTAGTCCTATCAGTATCAATCACGTTCACACTCTTTGAAAGCAACGCAAGCAccacttttaaaaatgtaaagtaatatttaataatacttatattaaaatctttttaaaaacatttagtATAATCCATTTATATtagttaattaaattttttttttttttttcagtagtCCGCCCAGTGAAGTAATGATTAAATTTATGCGACGATGCCATTCATGGCCAACAACATCAAGGACAGACGTCGGCCCCTTCTCACAGTCGCTCGCTGCCGGGCATGTTGTTTTGCTCACCGCGTTCGTTACATGTGCTGATCTCAAATAGCTCTGTTGCTATACAAGGAAAATAAGCTTTCCAAACATTCGGTAGATTTCGAATTTAAAGTTCCCGATTCAAGATGAAGTTCTATGAGATGGGAATAGTATTAAAGCATCCGTGGGACCAGGTCGTCCAATCTTTTTGGCAGCGCTATCCTAACCCATACAGGTAACTAAAGTGTATGTGACTTCCTTATCTTCCCATCCACTTAATGTGTATGCATTTGGCAGTAAGCATGTTTTGACAGAGGACACCGTTCAGAGAGAAGTGGTATCTGGGAAGTTACGTTCTATCAGATTCCTCACCAAAACTGGTCAAGGCCCACGCTGGGCAGACAAGTTTGTTCCTCATTCTCTTGTAGGAATTATTGAGGAGTCGATTGTTGATCCAAAGACCCAAACTCTAACAACATACACCCGAAATATTGGCTACAGCAAGATAGTGGTATGTTTTCAGTTTGCTTTATTgtgatttgattgattaaaTTTGTACCATTAGTAATCTTTAACAATCTTATATTTTCAGAGCATCACCGAGAAAGTAGAATATCACCAAGATCCAACAAACCCCCAACAAACTATTGTGCAAAGAAAGGCCTGGATTGAGTCACAGTTCCATATTGGAACACTGAGAAGACCAATTGAGGCTTTCATCTATGACCGCTTTAAGAAAAATTGCACCAAGGTGATTTTgcattgttattgttattagAAATCCACCAATAATTGCTATAATGTATAATTTTTATCAGGCTTCCAATGGATTCCAGTGGGTTTTGTCCAAAATGTGGACCAAAGAACCAGTCACTCCACCAGTCATTCTTAACGATATTGCTCTCGAAGCCGCTAGACGAGCTACCACCATTGCTTCCCATGCTAACGTAAGACTCAGCtcctaaaaaacaaaacaaaaacctttttctctttcatcacTTGTATTGTGTTGCACACTCGGAACGCCATTAGCCTTTCATGCAATATTAAAACACCTTAGATGGTTTAGTTGGAGCTCCTAAAGACCAAATGTATCAATAAATCTTGTACACGAAACACGATTACTTCTAGGAAGTTATGACATTTAATTCTTACTTTTGTTGTGTAAGGGTATATGGTCAACTCGttgacaaaaattaaatacacTCGTTTCTTTACGTTCTTGATTTATTTGTCTTgaacttatttttatgatgTTTTGTATTATCGATTATTTGTCTATGCTTGTCCATCTCCCCGTGTAAACCCTGCTAATTAGATTTATGTCTCTTATATACACAGAAATAATCCTGTTAACTGTTCAGTACTCTGTCAACGTCGCGACTGCAAGGATAGCTGTTAGCATGGCATCGAGTAAGtttcatttaatattttgCGTAAAATTCAATCTAATGGAGCCCAACATTTACCAGTGGACGAAGGAAACAAGGATGCGATTTATGGGTCTTTCAAATACAGCGACGGCAGCGAATACATCGGCGAGTGGGATTCGAACGGACAGAGGCACGGTGTAGGACAACTTACTACTCCGGACGGCTCAGTATATTCCGGGCAATTCAAATTAGGATTGTGCTCTGGTTTAGGCGTTCTAGTTTTCTCTGACGGAGCAAGGTATGTCGCTTTCTAAACAAACTCGAATGCAAATCTTAATTCGTCGGGGTATGTCGTAGGTACGAGGGTACTTTTTCTGAAGGCTGGTTCCACGGACCGGGGGCATTTTGGAGATCTGACGGTATGAGATATGAAGGTGAATTCCGTGGTGGAAGAATTTGGGGACAGGgtaagtaaaataataatagttttaaaactattgaaaatacatttgaattttaaaaggaTTGGTGACGTTTTCGGACGAGAGCAATGGTTTCCCACGCCACGAAGGCTACTTTCAAGATTGTAGATTTATGCGTCGAGCCAAGAGTGGTGACGCAATTCAACGGGCCCAGAAAGTCGCCTTAATGGCTCGTGCTCTATGCGACCAGCACTAATGTTTCTCCCAAATCATTCCCCATCTGAAGATCTTAGTGATGCAAATCAATTACTAAAACAGAACCAACCTATTTCATTCCAATTATATTACTTGATCTATCGAGTGATGGCTGTCGTTGAATTTGCTAGCAGTAGATGTTGGAGAGCTGTTGATTGTTTCATCCGGGCTTGCAGTAATATATGACTTGCTACACCGATTCGTACGTCCATCAAAGTCAGTTCCCCTTTTATTCGTATCAAGACTTTCTTCAAGTTAACCAGCGGAGCTGGATTCAAATAGTAAAAATGTTGTGAAAATGGAATTAAAGGAATAAATAatgtaattgaaatcaaaGGCGACTTACTTCCGTCCGTCATGTTGAGACTACGTTCATCGAGCTCGTTCTTGATGTGTTGAATTTCGTCGTTCACTTGGTTCAGTTTTTGGTTCCGCTCCTCTATCCCGACTGTCAATTTAGCAAATGAACTTTTTCAATCCAAgtgtcttttattttacaaattgaaTATTGATTTACCGCTGAATTTgctgtatttttcttctacttgttTCAGCTGTTCCTGGGTCTTGCTGTATTGATTGAGCAAGCCATTCAGctgagaatttaaatatttctctcTTGTTTCCACACGTTCCATGTTCTTTTCGATATCTGTACTGATCTTTTGCAGCATCATTCGAGACGAGCTCATCGTGTTTGAAACACTGGCGCTGTATTTATACAGCAAATCTAACCGTGACCGCCAGTCCCGGGGGTCTTTCCAATAtcaaagaacatttttttagtaatCCGTCATATGTAAATGTAGATATTTTATATTCACACACATACCAGGCTTCATGGCAAGCTTAAGTCTAGGAATGACTCGTTCCACTTCGATTTTCCATGCTTCGGCATCTCCGTCCGATTCCAAAACTTCTGCTCTCATTTGACTCACGTGAGGCGTGATAGATTGAATGTTTATGTTGAAGAAATTCTTATCGTACTCGTCGTCGTCACTGCCATATTGAGCAGCCATTTCCTCTTCTACCTGGTCCAAATCAAGTTCATCTCCGCTTCCGTTTTCCTCCTCGACAACTTCCTCTTCGTTCTGCTCCTGTGGCCTAGAAGATGTTGGTGTTAGATTGCATTGTATAGATATTGTGACGTGTGTTTCTTACTGATCCCATAAAAAGTTGTTGACTTTCAAGGCATAATCCGCCAATCGGTCCAGAATGAACACTACGTGCTCGCCGTAGCCTTGCTTGAGCCGATTTGGTGGAAATTCGATGGCAACACCCTAACGATGATAGAGCATGCATTCATTTCATTACATAACCCTTTTATTTTGCTAAGTAAAATTTTGTTGACTTACCAGACGGCGAACGTTATCTAGGATGTTCGATATTGTCGCATTCGGATCGTCAGATTCCTGCGGAGTGTCAAACTTTTTCTTGCCTTTTCTAATCAGCCATGCAGCTGTGATGACGAACATGTAAAATTGCTCCCCTGGGTTGGTAGCGATAGCAAAGTAATGCCTAGATAGAAATTGAttagtaaattttaattctaaTATTCTTGAAAAGGTCTCGATCACATACCTTGAAAGTGGTTTAATGTTAAACTCCTTGGCGAACTCGGTCTCGTACTGGAGGAGCTTCATCTTGTCGATCAAATCCTCCATTAGAATATACACCGTGAAAGTGGCACCTGGGCCCAATTGACTAGGCGAGTCATTTTCAGCTGTTGAATCATTCCGATTGCCATTTAAACCGGAATCTGATTTACGCGATGACTTTTCCATTTGCCCTTTTTCGTGCGAGTTGGGTGCCTAAAGACTTCCTGTACACGAGTGTTAGCCTCGTCTCGCCCGGTTTGTTTGGCTTCCACCGGTATGGTTTCCTAGGCAACATCCAGCGCGCTTGGAATTCCATCAAATTCATACTTAAAATTTAGTATGCCAAATTCATCCTGACGAAAGCCAGCCCTTTTCGATCAATCTTAAGGGATTTGTATTCATCGTTTGCTTCATGAAAATGGATCAGTAACTAAAAACTGCATACACTGCATATGGGATCACGCTGAAGACGAAATCAGTCATTTCCATTCAAACATCGCAGAAACACGAGACAATAGATATGCACATGAGGAAATATTAATTAAAGGACAAAAAAGTTATAGTGGTGAAAATGCCGTCCAAGGCAGCAAATCACATCACATCGGTATAGTTGTTAGTTGCTTTtgttaaggaaaaaaaaatgccaacaTACTCTCAAGCGTTATCAGATGAGGTTTACAACTGGACAACAGGATGAGTGGAGCCGTAGTTGAATGTTACCAATGGAATGCGATTTGCTGCGTTGTCCTAGCAGGCAACGGCTTCAGGactgaaaatttgtttaattaaggaaaattctgaaaataCTGTTAACttgagaaaatagaaaaatgttaCCTCGCGGGGAAAAGAAGGACTGAGTTCGTTTCCACCCAATAAGTTACGGCGAAAGAAAGCAAAAGGACCACCACGCCAAAAACGAATATGGACACCGCCTGGAGTGAGGAGGCCTTTAGAAATATTCGGACAGAAAAGGTTTCCCATCTCGATTCTGTCCATGAAGAGTATTCTCCCGACGCCCAGTCGTAATCTGTCATGGCAAGTTTGAATGTTACTTTTCTGATAAAACTGTggttaaattaaaattgctTGTGTGCGTACTCTCGATTTCAAAGGCTGGACTGACGGCATGTGACGTTTTAACAGTGCTGCGGTAACAAGTTCCACTAGCATTGTTCGATTCTGATTCGCCTAACCAGTAATAGTGGTAAATCTGTGCGAAAATCAATTACACCCATTAAAATTGAGGTTCATATTTAGATTAAAAAAGATTCGAATTTACTTCGTTGTGGTCACTATTAATGCACCCTGTCTTGTTAATATCAAGTGTCTCTCCGCTTATCATCGCCAAAAGGTGTCGGGTACGCAATGAAAGAGCCTTGTAGGCCCCATCTCCATGAGACACTCCCACATATGTCGGCAAAACGCCCTCTGCGGCCAAATTGCTCCTGCCATTCAGGAGCCAGTTGAAGAGGCTGCAATTGGCATTCACAAGATAGCACTCAAGGGTACTTTCCACCTGCAAGGAAACCAATTGATGAAACCAATATTTTCTAAGAAATCAATTAGCGTAACGTACCAGAGTTTCGTTAACTTGAAAGTTCGACGGCATTTGTTTTCCTGTGGCCAGCTCGTAGATGGACGCTGATACAGTACGGGCAACCTCAGCCAAGTGTTTCGACAGCTTGTAAGAACTTATTGTCTGGAATGTATCCCATTCATTGTTATAAAATTGGTTTGTAAATGCGCTCTTGTGGTTGGAGATGAAGACTCCAGGGATGCTCAAATCTTTTTTGAGAATACTCTGCAGTGAGGCTGGTGGCAGTGGGATTGACGCATCAACAGACTCGGTTGTAAGGTTACCCCGGTTCTTT
Above is a genomic segment from Daphnia pulicaria isolate SC F1-1A chromosome 8, SC_F0-13Bv2, whole genome shotgun sequence containing:
- the LOC124310783 gene encoding MORN repeat-containing protein 4 homolog produces the protein MSLIYTEIILLTVQYSVNVATARIAVSMASMDEGNKDAIYGSFKYSDGSEYIGEWDSNGQRHGVGQLTTPDGSVYSGQFKLGLCSGLGVLVFSDGARYEGTFSEGWFHGPGAFWRSDGMRYEGEFRGGRIWGQGLVTFSDESNGFPRHEGYFQDCRFMRRAKSGDAIQRAQKVALMARALCDQH
- the LOC124310782 gene encoding PRELI domain-containing protein 1, mitochondrial-like; the encoded protein is MKFYEMGIVLKHPWDQVVQSFWQRYPNPYSKHVLTEDTVQREVVSGKLRSIRFLTKTGQGPRWADKFVPHSLVGIIEESIVDPKTQTLTTYTRNIGYSKIVSITEKVEYHQDPTNPQQTIVQRKAWIESQFHIGTLRRPIEAFIYDRFKKNCTKASNGFQWVLSKMWTKEPVTPPVILNDIALEAARRATTIASHANVRLSS
- the LOC124310784 gene encoding LOW QUALITY PROTEIN: nicastrin-like (The sequence of the model RefSeq protein was modified relative to this genomic sequence to represent the inferred CDS: substituted 1 base at 1 genomic stop codon), translating into MANILNVKIFLWLSFSVIFLANGLNGDRITEKIYQRIDEGFSCFRRLNGTHQIGCSSSQSGNVGVVHYLEKKADFDWLLETGPDAPYVVLLPPDLFRREHLMTLKNSGKIAGVVVLNQTDTTLRNPAPKPPYSNDLTCPNKITGLYKEDAFSSYCDSNPWNPAGDGLLFENFKFPIYFINETKLNQSVLLDDCYHKFNRPIEGTPPSYPLCAIELKAFMWAAVDTPTCLRRGRLNMMFNPQPSEYCDPLGNVNIFVPVLAANKSDGPVANRSIIFVSTRMDSASIFDGLSVGADSAITGMATLVAITDMIYQFKSNIRDGDIQNVFLVFFNGEAFDYIGSGRMAYDMSLGKFPKPLKEENPSQSPLIGLEHVKYWIELGSLAPQAGTKVYLHTDPKSRNDTEVDSKVKDLINILLKNRGNLTTESVDASIPLPPASLQSILKKDLSIPGVFISNHKSAFTNQFYNNEWDTFQTISSYKLSKHLAEVARTVSASIYELATGKQMPSNFQVNETLVESTLECYLVNANCSLFNWLLNGRSNLAAEGVLPTYVGVSHGDGAYKALSLRTRHLLAMISGETLDINKTGCINSDHNEIYHYYWLGESESNNASGTCYRSTVKTSHAVSPAFEIENYDWASGEYSSWTESRWETFSVRIFLKASSLQAVSIFVFGVVVLLLSFAVTYWVETNSVLLFPARXHFSIFSNSGLNGNRNDSTAENDSPSQLGPGATFTVYILMEDLIDKMKLLQYETEFAKEFNIKPLSRHYFAIATNPGEQFYMFVITAAWLIRKGKKKFDTPQESDDPNATISNILDNVRRLGVAIEFPPNRLKQGYGEHVVFILDRLADYALKVNNFLWDQPQEQNEEEVVEEENGSGDELDLDQVEEEMAAQYGSDDDEYDKNFFNINIQSITPHVSQMRAEVLESDGDAEAWKIEVERVIPRLKLAMKPDPRDWRSRLDLLYKYSASVSNTMSSSRMMLQKISTDIEKNMERVETREKYLNSQLNGLLNQYSKTQEQLKQVEEKYSKFSVGIEERNQKLNQVNDEIQHIKNELDERSLNMTDGTPLVNLKKVLIRIKGELTLMDVRIGVASHILLQARMKQSTALQHLLLANSTTAITR